CCGGCGCTCAGGTCGCTCCCATCATCAAACTCGAAGAAGTCGCCGTCACCACCGGCGAAGAAAACGAAGATGCAATCCTCGATCTGTAAACTCTACTCCTACTAGATCGGTTCGATCTAATTAAATCCTACTAGATCTGATCGTGGTTGTTGATTATTGTTTTTGCGAATCTGTTAGGAAATCGAAGTTGTATAGGTTCGATAAAGATGGGAGTCAGTGGAAGGAGAGAGGAGCTGGTACTGTCAAGTTCTTGAAGCATAAGGAGTCTGGGAAGATCCGTCTCGTTATGAGGCAGTCCAAAACTCTCAAGATCTGTGCTAATCATCTCGGTACCGATCGTGAATCTTTTTTAATGGTGGATCTGTGTTTgtattattctaattttttgatTCTTATCCTTGTGTGCAGTTACGTCGGGGATGAGTGTTCAGGAACACGCTGGGAATGATAAGTCTTGTGTGTGGCACGCTCGTGATTTCTCCGATGGGGAGTTGAAGGATGAGCTTTTCTGTATCCGCTTTGCTTCAGTTGAGAGTGAGTTCGAATCAGTCTCTTGTGTATGTTTGGATCTGATTCTTGCTTGTGGTAGCACTGTTCTCATTGTAGCTTACTTTATTTAGTAGGTCATTTGAGGATCATTGAATTTTAGTATGATCACATGTTTTGAATGTTCCCCAAGCTTAGACCTTTAGTTCATTGGAGGATCTTTAACTCAGTATGACCACATGTTTTGGATGTTCCTCAAAGCTTAAACCTTTTTTATATCCACTTTGCGTCAGTTGAGAGTGAGTCTGGATTTTTCTCTTGTGTATGTGTGGCATACTTATAGTAGCTTAGACCTTATGAGCTATGACTAATCCTTTTTTTTCCGGGGTCTAGAGTGTAGATACTGTAAATTTATGGCTTAGGTCACTGGAGGATCTTGAACTTGGTGATATTTCCATATGGTCACATGTTTTGGATGTTCAGTTCTACAAGCTTATTGTATCACCCTTTTTAGAGTTTTTACTtgtttttgagttattttcCCTTGCACTTATCAGTAAATGTTGAAGGGTATCATGGTTGTTTACTTAATGGTAGCCTTTTAAAGGTGGCAATCCAACTAGAGGTATCTGGACATTTGTGTAGGTTCAAGTGTATGATCTGCATAGACAAAATGCAGTCTAAAGCTCTAGTATTTATACTGGCTGTCTCAGTGTAGCTTGGGAATGAGCTGGTGTTATAGACGTGTAGTATTGGAAACTGTTTCATGTGATTTATTGTTTGTGTTTTTGAAAATCTTTCTGCGTTGTATAAATAACCAAGTCTTGTTTACAATACCGTTATCAGACTGCAAAGCATTTATGCAAAAGTTCAAGGAAGTTGCCGATTCTGAAGAAGAGAGTAAAGAGGCTTCTGATACTGCTGGTCTTCTTGAGAAGTTGACAGTGGAAGAGAAGGACACCgaggagaagaaggaagagaaacCAGTCGAGAAGGTAGCATCAGCAGAAGAGGCAGAGAAAGCtgttgaagaaaagaaaaccgAGGAGTCTGTGCCCTCTGCGTAAGATGCATGCATAGATACAACGAACACACGAGGCTAGTTAATTTACAGCCTGATATGTTTTAAATCCATCGCATAACTtggctttcttttctttttcttgaaatTGATACATGTTCTGTCAGTGTCACCATGTTCACTTTCTGAGTCGTGTTGAGTCTATATGTTAGTGTCACAAGAGTATCACATGTGACATTTACATATGACAGATTCTGGGGTTGTTTTGGGATTCGTTATGTGGAAAGAATATCcctttgttttgattttacaatATGTATGCATtggattgtgtttttttttttcattaaacaaGTCGTGTTACATTACATTAGCGTATTGCAGTTCTACAGAAGCCTCAAAACCGAATCATCCGATCAATATTGGGTTTAGAGATAGACGGTTGTGATAAGACCTAGATATCCGAACAGATCAGGATGGACCGGATAGGAATGTTCCTTGGGTTTAGAAATTGGCCAAATATAATGATCATTTGAGAAAGAATAAAAGTATTAGGGGTTCCTCAGTAAAATGGTAAAAATGGAAT
The window above is part of the Brassica napus cultivar Da-Ae chromosome C3, Da-Ae, whole genome shotgun sequence genome. Proteins encoded here:
- the LOC111204398 gene encoding ran-binding protein 1 homolog b, coding for MASISNEPEREEESGANEDEDTGAQVAPIIKLEEVAVTTGEENEDAILDLKSKLYRFDKDGSQWKERGAGTVKFLKHKESGKIRLVMRQSKTLKICANHLVTSGMSVQEHAGNDKSCVWHARDFSDGELKDELFCIRFASVENCKAFMQKFKEVADSEEESKEASDTAGLLEKLTVEEKDTEEKKEEKPVEKVASAEEAEKAVEEKKTEESVPSA